The genomic stretch AGTCGCAGAACTCGCGCAGCGCATCGGTGAAGCCGGTGCGCAGGCCGTTGACGTGCGTGCCGTGCTGCGCGGTCGGGATCAGGTTGACGTAGCTTTCCTGCACCAGTTCGCCTTCCACGACCCAGGCGACGGCCCAGTCGGCGGTCTCGGTGTCCTTGGTCAGCTTGCCGACGAAGAGCTCGGGCGGCAGCAGTTCGCGCTGCGCGAGCTCGCCGCGCAGGTAATCGCGCAGGCCGTCCTCGTAGTACCACTCGTTGCGCTCGTCGGTGGCTTCGTCGAACAGCTTCACCGTCAGGCCCGGGCACAGCACGGCCTTGGCGCGCAGCAGGTGGCGCAGGGCGCGGGCGTTGAACTTAGGCGTGTCGAAATACTTGGCGTCCGGCCAGAAGTGCACGCGCGTGCCGGTGTTCTTCTTGCCGACGGTGCCGACGACTTCCAGCGGCGTGGCGCGGTCGCCATCCTTGAACGTCATGCGGTATTCGTTGCCGTCGCGCTTGATGCGCACTTCGACATGCTTGGACAGCGCGTTGACCACGCTCACGCCGACGCCGTGCAGGCCGCCGGAGAAGGTGTAGTTCTTGTTGCTGAACTTGCCGCCCGCGTGCAGGCGCGTGAGGATCAGCTCGACGCCGGGGATCTTCTCCTCCGGGTGGATGTCCACCGGCATGCCGCGGCCGTCGTCGGACACCGAACAGCTGCCATCACTGTGCAGCGTCACCTCGATGGTGCGCGCGTGGCCGGCGAGGGCTTCGTCGACGGCGTTGTCGATGACCTCCTGCGCCAGATGGTTCGGGCGCGCGGTGTCGGTGTACATGCCGGGGCGGCGCTTGACGGGGTCAAGGCCGGAAAGGACTTCGATGTCTGCGGCGTTGTAACGGGAACTCATTCTTCGACGACTTCTTCGACGACGTGCAAGGCGGAGCGGGGATGGTCGGTGGCCCGGGCCGGAAATTCAACACGGCGTGCGAGCCGGGCTGCCGGGAGGATGCCCGGCGGCCGTCCCGCGGGCTGAGACGGGCACCGGGCCTTGCATCCGGCCCGCGACCGCCCCACATCGCGGTCAGGCGCCCCGTTCAGTGGCGGCTCCGCGCCGCGCGGGTAGGGTGCCGCCAGCGTCGCGGCCCGCCGCCACGCCGTCTTTCTCCCCAGGAGGTCGTACCGATGAAGATCCGCAAGCTCGTCCTTCCCGCCATGATCGCCGCCGCGCTGGCGACGCCCGCCTTCGCCCAGCAGTCCGAGCCCCAGGCCGACGCGGCGAAGAACGCGCAGTCGCAGGACTCTCGCGGCAAGTCGGGCCAGAAGGCCGACGCGCCCAAGTCCGAAACCGGCAAGTCCGGCAAGAAGGACTCGTCCAAGTCCGATCCGACCCGCGAGCCGGAGGAAGAGGACGATCGCTGATCGTTCCCCGCCGGTTCCTCGCGCAACGCCCCGCCTTCAGCGGGGCGTTCGCGTTTTCGGGCGTCGCTGCGCGCGCCGGGCGCACCGGATCGCGCCGCTTTCGTCCGACCATGAACACCGCGCGGCTCGCCCTGACCGGGCCGAGTCGGTAAACTACGGCTTTCCAGCGGCAGTAAAACCATGACTCCCCTGATTTTCGTCACCGGCGGCGTGGTGTCCTCGCTTGGCAAGGGCATTGCGGCAGCCTCGCTGGCGGCTGTCCTCGAAGCGCGCGGCCTGCGCGTGACGATGATGAAGCTCGACCCCTACATCAACGTCGACCCGGGCACCATGAGCCCGTTCCAGCACGGCGAGGTGTACGTCACCGACGACGGCGCCGAGACCGACCTGGACCTGGGCCACTACGAGCGCTACCTGCGCACGCGCCTGTCCCGCAAGAACTCCATCACCACCGGCCGGATCTACGACAACGTGATCCGCAAGGAACGCCGCGGCGATTACCTCGGCGGCACCGTGCAGGTGATCCCGCACATCACCGACGAGATCAAGCGCTGCATCGTCGAGGCCACCGAAGGTTTCGACATCGGCCTGGTCGAGATCGGCGGCACGGTCGGCGACATCGAGTCGCTGCCGTTCCTGGAAGCGATCCGCCAGATCCGCACCGAGCGCGGTCCGGAAGGCGCGATCTTCATGCACCTCACCCTGGTGCCGTGGATCGCCGCCGCCGGCGAGCTGAAGACCAAGCCGACGCAGCATTCGGTGAAGGAACTGCGCTCCATCGGCATCCAGCCCGACATCCTGCTGTGCCGCAGCGAACAGCCGCTGCCCGACAGCGAGCGCCGCAAGATCGCGCTGTTCACCAACGTGCCCGAGCGCGCGGTGATCTCGGCCGTCGACCTGGACAACATCTACAAGATGCCGCGCCGCTTCCACGAGGAAGGCCTCGACGCGATCGTCCTGGACCGCCTGCGCATCAACGCCGGCCCCGCGGACCTGTCGCAGTGGGACGAAGTGGTCGATGCCAGCGAGCATCCGGTCGACACGGTCAACATCGCGGTGGTGGGCAAGTACGTCGACCACCAGGACGCCTACAAGTCGGTCGCCGAGGCGCTCAAGCACGGTGGACTGCGCCAGCGCACGCGCGTGAAACTGAAGTGGCTGGAATCGTCGGACATCGAGCAGCAGGGCGTGGACGCGCTCAAGGACGTCGACGGCATCCTCGTGCCCGGCGGCTTCGGCGATCGCGGCTTCGAGGGCAAGGTGCTGACCGCCAAGTTCGCCCGCGAAACCGGCATGCCGTACTTCGGCATCTGCTACGGCATGCAGGCGGCGGTGGTGGATTACGCGCGGCACGTCGCGGGCCTGTCGGGCGCCAACAGCACCGAGAACGACAAGGCCAGCCCGCATCCGGTGATCGGCCTGATCACTGAGTGGCGCACCTCGTCGGGCGAGATCGAACGCCGCAACGAAGAAAGCGACCTCGGCGGCACGATGCGCCTGGGCCTGCAGGAGCAACGCCTGAAGCCCGGCACGCTGTCGCGCGAGATGTACGGCCGCGATGTCGTCGCCGAGCGCCATCGCCATCGCTACGAATTCAACAACCGCTACCGCACGCAGCTGGAAGACGCCGGCCTGACCATCAGCGCCAAGTCGATGGACGACCTGCTGGTGGAAATGGTGGAACTGCCGCGCGATGCGCATCCGTGGTTCCTGGCCTGCCAGGCGCACCCGGAGTTCCTCTCGACCCCGCGCGACGGCCACCCGCTGTTCGTCGGCTTCATCCGTGCCGCACGCGAGCGCAAGGCGCAGGCCGGCGGCCGGTTGCTGAAGGAAGCCACGGCTTGATGGTTCGCCGCCCGCAACCGGGGCGGCGTTTCTCCCTCCCTTCAGGGGAGGGCCGGGAAGCGATGGTGTTCCTTTCCGGCGACGCTGACGTCCAACCCACCCCCACCCAACCCTCCCCCTGAAGGGGAGGGCACTAGAGCGAAGAAGCGAATGAACCTCTGCGGATTCGAAGTCGGCCTGGA from Lysobacter auxotrophicus encodes the following:
- a CDS encoding CTP synthase; the protein is MTPLIFVTGGVVSSLGKGIAAASLAAVLEARGLRVTMMKLDPYINVDPGTMSPFQHGEVYVTDDGAETDLDLGHYERYLRTRLSRKNSITTGRIYDNVIRKERRGDYLGGTVQVIPHITDEIKRCIVEATEGFDIGLVEIGGTVGDIESLPFLEAIRQIRTERGPEGAIFMHLTLVPWIAAAGELKTKPTQHSVKELRSIGIQPDILLCRSEQPLPDSERRKIALFTNVPERAVISAVDLDNIYKMPRRFHEEGLDAIVLDRLRINAGPADLSQWDEVVDASEHPVDTVNIAVVGKYVDHQDAYKSVAEALKHGGLRQRTRVKLKWLESSDIEQQGVDALKDVDGILVPGGFGDRGFEGKVLTAKFARETGMPYFGICYGMQAAVVDYARHVAGLSGANSTENDKASPHPVIGLITEWRTSSGEIERRNEESDLGGTMRLGLQEQRLKPGTLSREMYGRDVVAERHRHRYEFNNRYRTQLEDAGLTISAKSMDDLLVEMVELPRDAHPWFLACQAHPEFLSTPRDGHPLFVGFIRAARERKAQAGGRLLKEATA